From Patescibacteria group bacterium, a single genomic window includes:
- the gltX gene encoding glutamate--tRNA ligase, translating to MIRTRFAPSPTGYLHVGGLRTALYSYLVAKQNKGKFLLRIEDTDRERFVADGVKNILDSLGWAGIVHDEKLYTQSEHLDVYKKYTDQLIDAGQAYYCFCTPERLEKLREDQQIKKMPTKYDKHCLSIDPQEAKKRVAAGEKHVIRLKMPETGETAFTDLIRGEVVFKNELVDDQVLLKSDGFPTYHLAVVVDDHLMNITHIIRGEEWISSVPKHIQLYKYFGWEVPNMAHLPLLLNPDKSKLSKRQGDVAVEDYRKKGYLPEALINFVAFLGWNPGTEKEIFSIKELIKEFKLEKVNKSGAVFNLEKLDWYNKQYIKKLSNKELAKMAGLNPKDKKLENAIALERERITVLSELPEAIKFITQLPEYEPDLLIWKKSSKEEAAKILPQLAEFLAKQKKWTKESLEAKVGEWMKEKAYSTGSVLWPLRVALSGQQNSPGPYEIAEVLGKEETLNRIQTAIRGII from the coding sequence ATGATCCGCACCCGTTTCGCCCCCAGCCCAACCGGATATTTGCATGTCGGCGGTCTGCGCACCGCCTTATATTCATATTTGGTTGCCAAACAAAATAAAGGCAAGTTTTTGTTGCGCATTGAGGATACTGACCGGGAAAGATTTGTGGCCGATGGTGTGAAGAATATTTTGGACTCGCTTGGCTGGGCTGGAATAGTGCATGACGAAAAATTATATACTCAATCCGAACACTTAGACGTCTATAAAAAATATACCGATCAACTAATTGACGCCGGCCAGGCCTATTATTGTTTTTGTACGCCGGAACGTTTGGAAAAATTACGCGAGGACCAGCAAATTAAAAAAATGCCGACCAAATACGATAAACATTGCTTATCCATTGATCCGCAAGAAGCAAAAAAGCGCGTGGCCGCCGGCGAAAAACATGTAATCAGATTAAAGATGCCGGAAACGGGGGAGACAGCATTTACGGACTTAATCCGCGGTGAAGTTGTTTTCAAAAATGAACTGGTTGATGATCAAGTTTTGTTAAAGTCCGACGGCTTCCCCACCTATCACTTGGCGGTGGTGGTTGATGATCATTTAATGAATATCACCCATATTATCCGAGGTGAAGAGTGGATTAGCAGTGTGCCCAAGCATATTCAACTGTATAAATATTTTGGTTGGGAAGTTCCTAATATGGCGCACTTGCCATTATTATTGAATCCGGATAAATCCAAACTAAGCAAACGCCAGGGCGATGTGGCGGTTGAAGATTACAGAAAAAAAGGATATTTGCCGGAAGCATTAATCAATTTCGTCGCCTTTCTTGGTTGGAACCCGGGCACGGAAAAAGAAATTTTCAGCATTAAGGAATTAATAAAAGAATTCAAGCTGGAAAAAGTGAATAAATCCGGCGCCGTATTTAATTTGGAAAAATTGGACTGGTATAATAAACAATATATAAAGAAATTATCAAATAAAGAGTTGGCAAAAATGGCCGGACTCAACCCAAAAGATAAGAAACTGGAGAACGCGATTGCGTTGGAAAGAGAAAGAATCACGGTTTTGTCAGAGCTACCCGAAGCGATAAAATTCATAACCCAATTGCCGGAATATGAACCAGATCTTTTAATCTGGAAAAAAAGTTCCAAAGAAGAGGCGGCAAAAATCTTGCCGCAACTCGCTGAATTTTTAGCCAAACAAAAAAAATGGACAAAAGAAAGTTTGGAAGCCAAAGTAGGGGAGTGGATGAAAGAAAAAGCATACTCAACCGGTTCGGTATTGTGGCCTCTGCGCGTGGCTTTATCAGGTCAGCAAAATTCTCCCGGACCGTATGAAATTGCCGAGGTTTTAGGCAAAGAGGAGACCTTAAATAGAATTCAAACCGCTATCCGTGGTATAATATAA
- a CDS encoding NUDIX domain-containing protein, with translation MEVLDIVDENDIIVGSGSKNDIYEKKLTHRIANVFIFNNENKLALQLRSQNVHFCPRHWSISASGHVQSGETYEEGALRELKEEIGLECKLELARKDFYLTPDGIGKFLTSFTAKSDGPFIIDSEVVDSVKFFSNQEIKKMIAAGEKFHPELLFILDRIKDITLICA, from the coding sequence ATGGAAGTTTTAGATATTGTGGATGAAAACGATATTATTGTTGGCAGTGGATCTAAGAATGATATTTATGAAAAAAAGTTGACGCACAGGATTGCGAATGTTTTTATTTTTAATAATGAAAACAAATTGGCCTTGCAATTACGCAGCCAAAATGTACATTTTTGCCCTAGGCATTGGTCAATAAGTGCCAGTGGCCATGTTCAGTCAGGGGAGACATATGAAGAAGGAGCTTTAAGAGAACTTAAAGAAGAAATCGGGTTGGAATGTAAATTGGAATTAGCACGCAAGGATTTTTATTTAACACCGGATGGAATTGGCAAATTTTTGACAAGTTTTACAGCTAAAAGTGACGGTCCATTTATTATTGATTCTGAAGTGGTTGATTCGGTAAAATTTTTTAGTAATCAAGAGATAAAAAAGATGATTGCTGCTGGTGAAAAATTTCATCCAGAGTTATTGTTTATTTTAGATAGAATTAAAGATATTACCTTGATTTGTGCCTAA
- a CDS encoding WecB/TagA/CpsF family glycosyltransferase, with translation MNFKEILGVRIDGLSLAEAQQKAREFLPSGQHKIYTPNPEFLVKAQKDENFKKVLNSSDLNLCDGFGLQMASGIKRIPGVDFMIELCEIAAEQGRGVYLLGSGNDEVIHKTAENLLKKFSNLKIAGMDKGPKINENQDGTISVENNETILEKINQTGAEIIFVAFGMGKQEKWIYENLTKLPNIKIAMGVGGAFDYISGVVKRAPSLIRNLGLEWLYRVIKQPSRLVRIYNATIKFLFLSVFK, from the coding sequence ATGAATTTTAAAGAAATTTTAGGAGTTAGAATTGACGGTTTAAGTTTGGCAGAAGCGCAACAAAAAGCGCGTGAGTTTTTGCCTTCCGGTCAACATAAGATTTACACTCCTAATCCGGAGTTTTTGGTCAAAGCCCAAAAGGATGAAAATTTTAAAAAAGTTTTAAATTCCAGTGATTTAAATTTGTGCGATGGGTTTGGGTTACAGATGGCCAGCGGTATAAAAAGAATTCCGGGTGTGGATTTTATGATTGAGTTGTGTGAAATTGCCGCGGAGCAGGGGAGGGGTGTTTATTTGTTGGGTTCCGGTAATGATGAGGTGATACACAAAACCGCTGAAAATTTGCTAAAGAAATTCTCAAATTTAAAAATAGCCGGGATGGATAAAGGCCCAAAAATAAATGAAAATCAAGATGGAACGATTTCTGTAGAAAATAACGAAACTATTTTGGAAAAAATCAACCAAACTGGTGCAGAAATTATCTTTGTTGCTTTTGGCATGGGCAAACAGGAAAAATGGATCTATGAAAATTTAACCAAGTTACCAAATATAAAAATTGCCATGGGTGTGGGTGGGGCGTTTGATTATATTTCTGGTGTGGTTAAGCGTGCCCCTAGTTTGATACGTAATCTGGGACTGGAGTGGCTTTATCGGGTTATTAAACAACCATCAAGATTGGTCCGAATTTATAATGCCACTATAAAATTTTTGTTTTTATCTGTTTTTAAATAA
- a CDS encoding DUF2207 domain-containing protein — MKRILTVIFIIIGLGFAGLARAEEINNFGVVINVNKDSSINVTERVEYNFDGVQKHGIFRDIPIKYQARGGNYNLRISKISVTDENGQPYKYTISYPGKNLEIKIGDADKLVTGVKTYVISYTVDRAINYFSDHDELYWNATGNGWQVAINKASVKIIFSDFTVDSKNIQAACYMGVSGNQNPCLSHSFTNNNAVLFNQGYLSPGEGLTAVLGLPKGTIFQPTQLQNVLLTLQDNLILGLPILVLIGLILYWYKFGRDPKGRGVIIAQFDPPDKLSPAEVGTIIDEKAESRDISAQIIDLAIKGYLKIIRTENGVLFKQPDYTFHKLKEPDDLSNDFDKKLMEAMFESGKIVNLSVLKTKIYSGIAEVIKMIYANTYSKGYFVKNPNTVRIIFSVIGAFFTAGGILLGKDGNILAAISVFISGVMIVVLGFIMPRRSEKGVLAKEHILGLKIYLTVAEKDRINFHNAPEKNPEQFEKLLPYAMVLGVEKQWAKQFEGIYTQNPNWYNDSSGANFSVIAFASTMNNFSHTAGAVMATAPGGGSGFSGGGSGGGFGGGGGGSW, encoded by the coding sequence ATGAAGCGAATTTTAACTGTCATTTTTATAATAATTGGTTTGGGTTTTGCCGGTTTGGCCCGAGCTGAAGAAATCAATAATTTTGGCGTTGTTATTAATGTTAACAAAGATAGTAGTATAAATGTTACCGAAAGGGTTGAGTATAATTTTGATGGCGTCCAGAAGCATGGGATATTCCGGGATATCCCGATTAAATATCAAGCGCGCGGTGGAAATTATAATTTGAGAATTAGTAAAATTAGTGTAACTGATGAAAATGGCCAACCGTACAAATATACAATTTCGTATCCCGGTAAAAATTTAGAGATAAAAATTGGCGACGCAGACAAACTGGTAACCGGAGTAAAAACTTATGTAATTAGTTACACTGTTGATCGAGCTATAAATTATTTTTCTGATCACGACGAGTTATACTGGAATGCGACAGGAAACGGCTGGCAGGTGGCAATTAATAAAGCTTCAGTTAAAATTATTTTTTCTGACTTTACTGTAGACAGTAAAAATATTCAAGCTGCTTGTTATATGGGTGTGAGTGGAAACCAGAATCCTTGTCTGTCCCATTCTTTTACAAATAACAACGCAGTACTTTTTAATCAAGGATATTTGTCGCCCGGCGAGGGCTTGACCGCAGTATTGGGCTTGCCAAAGGGAACGATTTTTCAACCAACTCAACTCCAAAACGTTTTACTCACCTTACAAGATAATCTCATTTTAGGTTTGCCAATCCTTGTTTTAATTGGGCTAATTTTATATTGGTACAAATTCGGTCGTGATCCAAAAGGCAGGGGAGTGATTATTGCGCAATTTGACCCGCCCGATAAGTTGTCCCCAGCCGAAGTGGGCACAATTATTGATGAAAAAGCGGAAAGCAGAGATATTTCGGCTCAAATTATTGATTTGGCTATAAAAGGGTATTTAAAAATAATCAGGACAGAAAATGGTGTTTTGTTTAAACAACCAGATTATACCTTTCATAAATTAAAAGAACCGGATGATTTGAGTAATGATTTTGATAAAAAATTGATGGAAGCGATGTTTGAGTCGGGAAAAATTGTGAATTTGTCCGTTTTGAAAACAAAAATTTATTCCGGGATTGCCGAGGTTATAAAAATGATCTATGCCAACACGTATAGTAAAGGATATTTTGTCAAAAATCCCAATACAGTCAGAATAATCTTTAGTGTAATAGGCGCCTTTTTTACGGCCGGTGGCATTCTCTTGGGAAAAGATGGAAATATTTTGGCGGCTATTAGCGTGTTTATTTCAGGTGTTATGATAGTAGTCCTTGGATTTATAATGCCAAGAAGGAGTGAAAAGGGTGTGTTGGCCAAAGAACATATTTTAGGATTAAAAATATATCTGACAGTGGCGGAAAAAGATAGAATAAATTTTCATAATGCACCCGAGAAAAATCCAGAGCAGTTTGAGAAACTTTTGCCGTATGCGATGGTTTTGGGAGTGGAGAAGCAGTGGGCTAAACAATTTGAGGGAATTTATACCCAAAATCCAAATTGGTATAATGATTCAAGTGGAGCCAATTTTTCAGTTATCGCCTTTGCTTCTACTATGAATAATTTTAGTCATACTGCCGGAGCAGTCATGGCTACTGCGCCAGGAGGTGGCAGTGGGTTTAGTGGTGGTGGCTCGGGTGGTGGTTTTGGCGGGGGTGGAGGAGGAAGCTGGTAA